The genomic interval GCTATACAGCAGCATCTATTGTTATTCAATGGTTTTGGGAGGTTGTTCAGGCTTTTAACAAGGAAGACATGGCAAGACTGCTGCAATTCGTCACTGGAACATCGAAGGTAATTTGGTGCACTATAGATGAGATGGTAGTTTGAAGTGCAACATGTGTGGATTTGTTTGTAGTACTTGTGAATTGTTCGTTTGACTTTAAGCAACTGTATATTTACCATTATTCAGGTCCCGTTGGAGGGTTTTAAGGCTTTACAAGGCATCTCTGGCCCTCAAAGGTTTCAGATTCACAAGGCATATGGAGCTCCCGATCGGCTGCCCTCAGCTCATACATGGTCTGTGAAAAGATATATACACCATCTTTTGTAGCCAGTTGAGTGCTTGGAGTCGCAGTATATGCATTTAAGGCTTGCTCTAACTAATTCATTTTTCCCCATTTTGTGCTGCAGCTTTAATCAACTGGATCTTCCCGAGTATACCTCCAAGGAACAGCTTCAAGAACGCCTGCTACTTGCTATCCATGAAGCCAATGAAGGGTTTGGCTTTGGCTGACCTGTGTTTTATGTGGTGCGATGGACCCGGCAGCGCTAGCAATCTGCCTTCAAAGTTCCCATGTACATGTCAGTTGgacttttttttcccccaagtttattttaaaaaattcgcATTGATCATCTCCTGCACTGCTCCTTACTATTTATTTGATCTTTTTGCCATAACCATGGTGCGTTTGATTGCAAGACTCagctgagttcagtctaattttaaattgagtctaacatccaaacacccaactctcaaattattaaactcatctcaactcaaaaccttcttacacgtgGGATCCACAATCCTTTTCAACTtatcacatctttatacgttggacccacaaccttttttagcttctcataaaaagtattaaactcatcttaacatctaaacacattttaaactcaatGAAAATGGGCCCTACATAACTACATCTACTactcaattcattactattcataaagaattgagTTCAGCTGAACtcagctcaatatccaaacacagcACACAAGGTTCTTACAGCTCCTTCAGCCCTTTGGACATTGGACATTGGACATTGAGgccttaaaagaaatttttatttgaatatgttTTGGGCTCGATTGAATCTAGAAAACAATGAGTTGGGAATGGATAGTTATCAGAGGGAAAGGAGGTTTGTTATCAAGTTCTGTATAACACCTAAGTGGATCAAAATGTTGGGTGTAGTTACGTGGGTCTCTTGTACGTCACTGGTCCATATTGTGTGTTGACGGCATGGCATCTCCTCTGTTTTGCAGATAAAAGCGACTGGTCCAGCTTGACAAGAACAATAAAAGTTCTGGAGATTAAAAGACTTCAACCCAACAAATCAAAATTCAGCGGATGAAAATTATATGCTTTTGAGGAATCGGGAGCTGTTGAGTTACAATTGGCTAGAAAACGTTATGTTTTTTGGATTCTTGCCATGTCAATTGTCATTGGTCAACTAGAGTAGAGAAGTGTGCAAAATATTAATGCGCACATATTTCATTGTTCATATTTTTGTTCTTAACATTATTTAGCATTTGAGCTTTATTATCCTTTGCTGCCTTATTAGTTAGTTTCTGTAACTACATAGTAGTTGGTAGGTTGGGAATGTACATCTAAATGGCGTCAATTGTAGACACATTTTCTTGACTCGagtggttaattaatttttttaaaaaaaattaaattccttTGAAAACTATGCAGTGTAGTGGTCAAAGGGCCAACTTGGAAGAAATTGTAGACTCAAACATCTCGAGTTTGATTATGCGTTAGGAGTTATCCTGAATTAAATCCACTAGTTGGACGAGTTTTGTTATAgatcagttactatttactgCTTCACACTTCATATTTGATgtgggttttgtgtttttttttttttctccttaatGTTGAAATGCTTGTTTTGAGGAGAAGAAAGAGGTCATTTCGAATTTGCTATACACTACATCCAGTTCTGCATGTTGAACCATGCTCATTTGTTTTCCTTAATGCACCACCACGTTCCTGCAATGCCATTGCGTTCAAGAGAATCCAATGAGTCTCCATCATAGCTCAACCAACCTCAGTCCTTCTCGACTTTGCACCCCATGGCTTTTCCTCAGCTTCCTGTCGTACGAAACAATGGCCGGCATGAAGATCCAGTCGCTGCACCAAGCATCAATGTCGAGAGATTTTTGCCACCCCCCACCCACGGAAGCAACCACCTCAAGCCACCATGGCACGTCCACATGCCCCTGTTCTTTCTCGACGAACAAAGCAAAATCGTGAAAATCTCAAATTCTGTTGATCACCACCGTATGAAGAAAATAATCGAGTTAGCCACAAAAACTACCGATCGTCACCTCCCTGTCAGCCTCGTGTTGCCCCAAATCTGCCATGCCTCCATTTTGGCCAGCCATAAGCTTTGTCATCCTCTCTCAGCAACACATCGTCCTTACTCTCAAAATAGTTGTCATCGTTGCTCTCGGTTCGATCATTGACAACGGCAATTGTGTGGCATTATTGAGATGGAGGGATTAGAGATGAAGGGGAGGGTTACGTGCTTCCTTCAGGCGGGACTGAGATGGGGGGGTTGGGGCAAGAGCCGATTCACTTGTTAGTGATCTTGGTTTGCCACATAGGGTGTCGGGTGTTAGGTTGTGAATGATAGCTAATTGGTAGattaattcttctttttaaatgttattattattatttcaattttccagGTCAAATTATTTGCGAAATCTCATTTTTGAAATATTACAAGACCACAGACATTGAATCCATCATTCGTTTTACATGGAAGTAATCGTAGCCTCTCTATCTATCTCTCTTCGATATTTGTAATGTTGGAAGGGAATTTTGTTGCTGGACTTTCTGAATCGAATCCAGAGTGTGTCTGAAGTTTAAATTCCTTCTTCAAAGTTTTTGTTATTTAAGAGTCTAGAATTTATATCGCAGATGCATCTAAGGAATGAATCCTAGGTTTCTCTATGTAACAACTTTATTTGCAGTGattagttgtaaaaaaaaaagttactctTATTTATCGGTTAACTGCAAATTTTTGTGATGTTGTGTTCATCAAAGTCTTAAGCTTCTGCTTCTCCTGACTTGCTTCGGTGGTGTTGTGTTGTGTTCTGTTCTGTGATTTCTGTGCAGTTGTTTTCATCAATTTCTATTGTTGCTTCAAGTGCTTGTAGTTGTCGAGTGATTCTTCCATCGCGTCAAGCGGTTGATGGAAAGGAGCTGCTAgagaattgaaggaaaaccgAAGGAGGAAGGCGCACAATATGAGTTGGGAGAAGACAACCATCTGTTTGAAATAGGGGTAAAATAGACAATATAGTCGTTGCTGAGGCGGAGGGtgtaggggtgatacccgccccctacggggcggggccacccctcccctgcccccgcatatgcgggggtggGATTTTTTTCCTCGGACCCCGCCCCCGCgggtggacccccacccgtaggggtgggcagcggggccctgcccccgcccccgctgccccgcccagcttccgccccgccccgcatagagagggCATAGCGGGGGGCaggatgaccccagcggggcctcgcccccgccccacattaaaaaaaattttttatttatatatattaaataaatatattgtatatacatatacacaatttataaaagacttaaaattatattcaaatcattggattgctttggcctcctaggccaatctttatataggaggccaaggcaatacaatagtcatctttaagcaatgtgggacttagtggtcaaatcaatccaaaatctaactctaatgagtttaaattttttttatatttataaattttaatttattatttaaattatattataattttggtcttagaccaaaattttttttttttttaatataatgggGGCAGGATGTTTTTCCCCACTGGGGGGCGAGGGGATGCCCCGCCCCGatcatgcgggtagcacccctacccACCCGTCCGCACCCCCGCATCCCTTACTGGGTCCAATACATTTTtctgggccctaaatggcccagaatcgatttttgggccactttgagcccattatttagattaaaaaaaatataaatttaaaaacagaaaacaaataatttttttttgataagtagatattaagtttcaactattaaataattaagtaatattcatcactaaggcagtaagacactatactaaaataaatagtttacaattatacaaattaagagaactaataaatcTTTgaaggggtttcaatctttgaatcccctaaattaatttagggtttcggatttgagccctaaattaatttaggagttttaatttttgaatctcctaaattaatttaggatttcggatttgagccataaattaatttagaggtTCCAATCAGAATTAATTAGAGTCTTAGACACAAtcaaatccaatccaatccgaaataattacagaaatgagaaaacaaacacaattcacatgcacgGAGTCAcagactcattcaaatttcaaaccaaaacacatgcacaatctaagctccatagcacacaattcacaaaaatcataTCCTCCATCTCCAATAAActccatccttcctccaatctccattaaaaatataaatcacaaaaaaattaaatgggaTAGGGTTTCTTATCTTCGGATCTTCGGTGACGGAGATGCAGAGAGAGGGACCGGATGCGAGTCGTGCGATGGCGATGTTGAAGGAGACGCTGGTAGCTAGGTGCGGCGCCGgaaactcagagagagggagagacgagcAGCGGTCTGGGTCACTGGgaggcagagacagagagaacTAAGAGTCTGAGAGTGAGCGAGGGAGGGAATCGGGGAGGGGGGGATTTCGTTattaacccaggcatgaaacgacgttgtttcatacttgggttaaaaaaaaaaaaacctacgcatgaaacaatgtcgtttcatgcgtagtttatatatatatattataatatacatgGGCGAGGCAGGGTGGGTGTCACCCCCATCCAGCACTCGCCCCTGGACAGAGCGCCAGATGCAGGGCgggtggccccgcccccgcatctggcAGACGGGGTGGTCCGCCCCGCCACATGGGTGAGGGGCGGCAGCGGGTCGAGACAGCAGGGGCGGGGCCCCGTTGCCCGCCCCTAGGAGGGTGTGTGGGTTGTGTCGAGTGGGAAGGTTTTTgctaaaaataatgtttgtatCGCTTTTCATTTTGGTCATTAGTTTTTACCGTtactctatttaatttttttaataattaaagaagtattattaatgtattgattttttttttaattttttaaaaatatttaaaaaccaCTCTTTTACTAAGAATAAtgctaatatattttcttattttgtctttttattatgattgtttgtatatttaatttttttatataattaagaaagtgattattaacgttggtatatttttttaattttttaaaaatatttaaatatatttaataaaaaaaatagaattgacACTAGGGCGCACAGAATGGACAGAGGCGGCAGAGTAGTACCAGTCTGTGCCCACTCTTTTGCTGCGGCTTCGGCTGCTACAAGGAATATTTCTTTGCTAATGTCTTCGCGTTGGAGTTCTTCATCAGCCAAAATCTCTCTAATTTCCcgcaaaatatcaaaatttagacgTTTTTCTAGAAAAACATTGGTTTCTCTGGTTTTACCAGAGAAAGGTGTATACGCTCTTCTCGCGGCCAAAATAATGGTCTTCAGAGCACAGAAACCTGcggtaactctctctctctctctctagtacACGTATATAGGTGCCTTTCGCATATTAAAGCTTTCGTATTGGGGAACAGCAGATTCAGAAATGGAGAAGAGCATTTATGCAATTCTTACCGTAGACCGTTGGGAGTCATTGAATCACATGGAATATAGGTTGGCTTCACTTAGACCTGTGCATGGGAAGCTGGCCTTGAAATTCCTCAACTGGGTCACCAAACAACCTGGTTTGGAACCCAAACATCTTACCCATATACTATGCGTCACAACCCACGTACTTGTTAGAGCTAGAATGTATGGCGCTGCCAAATCAATTTTGAGGCACTTAACCCAAACGGGTATTGGGCCAAATTCGGTTTTTGGTGCTTTCATGAACACATACCCTCTTTGCAAGGCAAGTCCTGCTGTTTTTGATCTTCTAATTAGGGTTTATGTTGGAGAAGGGATGGTTGGTGATGCTGTAGAGACTTTCAATTTGATGGGCTTTCGGGGATTTCAGCCGTCAGTGTTTACTTGTAATATGATTCTTGCCTCAATGGTGAAAGATCGGAGAGTTGGCTCAGCGTGGTCTCTTTTCAAGGAAATGCTTGGAAGGGAGGTTTGTCCCAATGTTGCTACTTTTAACATATTGATAAATGCATTATGTGTAGAAGGGAAGCTTAAAAAAGCAGGTTATCTGCTTACAAAGATGGAAGAGAGTGGTTACTTTCCAACTATAGTTACTTATAATACATTGCTCAATTGGTATTGTAAGAAGGGGATATACAAAGCTGCATTTGAACTGATTGATCATATGGGATCTAAGGGCATCAAAGCAGATGTTTGTACATATAATATGTTTCTTGATGATTTGTGCAGAAACAACAGAAGTGCAAAAGGTTATTTGCTGCTAAGAAAGATGAGGAAAAGGATGGTATATCCAAATGAAGTGACTTACAATACTCTGATTAATGGGTTTGTTAAGGAGGGAAAGATTGGAGTTGCTACACGGCTTTTGGATGAGATGTCATTGCTTGATCTTTCACCGAATTGCATTACTTACAATACTTTGGTCGATGGGCACTGTAGCAAGGGTAATTTTGAAGAAGCATTTAGACTTTTGGATTTGATGGAAGCTGGGGGTTTGCAACCTAATGATGTCAGTTATGGGACTCTATTAAATGGGCTGTGCAAGCAGGCCAAGTTTCACTTAGCAAGAAGTGTTCTAGAGAGAATAAGGACAAAGGGGTTAAAAGTAGGTTGTATTGCATACACAGCAGTGATTGATGGGTTATGCAAAAATGGGTTGCTTGATGAAGCTGTCCGGTTGTTCTATGAGGTGTTCACAGATTGTGTCAATCCTGATGCTATCACATTTTCAGTGCTTATAAACGGATTTTGCACAGTGGGGAAGTTAAGAAGCGCAAAGGAGATAATATGTAAAATGTATAAAGCCGGACTAGTACCAAACAGTATCATATACTctacattagtttataatttctGCAAGATGGGAAATATTACAGAGGCTTTGAAAATCTATACAGCTATGAATCGCAATGGCCATGATGTAGACCATTTCACATGTAACATGTTGGTTGCTTCTTTATGTGGAGCTGGAAAACTTGTAGAGGCAGAAAATTTCATGCATCACATGAGCAGGGTTGGCCTTGGTCCTAACTCCGTCACTTTTGATTGCATTATAGATGGCTACGGAAGTTTGGGTGATGGGTTAAAAGCATTTTCTATGTTTGACGAAATGATTAAAGTAGGTCATCACCCAAGTCCATTCACATATGGGAGTTTATTGAAAGGACTATGCAAGGGTGGAAATCTTGGGGAGGCAAAGAGTTTTTTGAATAAACTCCACTTTATTCCCTCTGCTGTAGATACTGTTCTCTACAATACAATTCTTGCTGAGATATGTAAACTGGGGAATTTGCAGGAGGCAGTCGTCCTGCTTGATGATATGGTCCAGAATAGTGTGATGCCTGACAGTTATACGTACACCATTCTTCTTTCTGGGCTATGCAGGAAAGGCAAATTGGTTGCTGCTATCCTGTTGTCGGAGAAATTGATGGAAAAAGGAACTTTATGTCCAAATCTGGCGTTGTATACTTGTTTGGTTGATGGCCTTTTCAAGGGCGGCCAATCAAAGGCAGCTTTGTATCTTTATGAAGAGATGGAGAACAAAGGCCTGAACCCTGATACAATTGCACTTAATGCAGTTTTAGATGGATACTCGAGGATGGGAAAACTGGTTTGGGCAAATGACGTCTTTTCTAATATGATAAGCAGAAGTTTGTGTCCTAATTTGGCTACATATAATATTCTCTTGCATGGATATTCAAAGAAACAGATTTTAATAGCATGTTCTAGATTGTATGGTCTTATGATCAGGACAGGTTTTCTACCTGACAAATTAACATGCCATTCTCTTATTCTTGGGCTTAGCGAGTCTGGTATGTTGGACATTGGTATCAAAATGTTGAAAAAGATGACAATGGAAGGTGTTACAGCTGATCAGTGTACTTTTAACATGCTTATTACCAAGTGTTGTGAAACCGGTGATATGCAGAAAGCCTTTGATCTGGTTAATATAATGAACTATTTGGGAGTTCTTTCTGATGTAGATACCCAAAATGCCATCTTAAATGGACTGGTTAGAGCTTCATCTTTCCATGAATCCCATATTTTTCTGCATGACATGTTGGAAAGGGGTTTTACTCCTAATTGTGTGCAATATATCACACTAATTAATGGTATGTGTAGAGTGGGAGATGTACAAGGAGCATTCAAGCTAAAAGATGAGATGGAAGCACTAGGTATCTGTTCACGCGATGTTGCTGAGAGTGCTACGGTTAGAGGGCTTGCACGATGTGGGAAAATTGAGGAAGCCATGCTgctttttaatttcatgctTCGGAGGCAACTCGTTCCAACTACTGCAACTTTTACATCTTTGATGCACGTGTTCTGCAAGGTTGCTAACCTCACAGAGGCTCTAAAGTTGAGGGGCATCATGGAACATTGTGGTATGAAGCTTGATGTTGCTGCCTATAATGTACTCGTTTCAGGCCACTGCactaatggtgatgtggtggcTGCATTTGAACTTTATGAAGAGATGAAACAAAGAGGACTCTGGCCCAACACCACCACCTATACTGTTCTCATTGATGCCATTTCAGCTGAAAACAATAATACTGGCAAGGGTGAAATACTTTTGAAGGACTTGCAGGAAAGAGGTTGGATTTCTTGCGTTTGGGGTGGAAGCACCCAACAATTAAATGAGGGTTTGACAATCGCCAAGGAGAAAATAAGTCtgttaatgaaaaacaaaaggaagcgAAAGAAGGCCAAAAGCAAATAGGAAAAAGATGTAATTTGATTTGGTAAACGTCATAAACCTTTCTTCTGGAGGACCGGTGGATGAGGCTGACATTGGACTTCCGTTGCAATGGCAGTTGTGGTACCCATGATTCTGGTACCTTGAACTGCTTCAACCCCTATCTTCTGGTTCGTATATTTATAATCCTTCTGTTCCGTTTCTTTTTAAGTTGTTTCTCATTTTCTTACTTAGCTAATTATCCTTTTCAGGTGATATGTGCCATGCTTCATGCTTGATTATCGTGGGAGATACCCAGACATGATATAACTAAAGTTACTTCCAAAGGatatttagaaacaaaaaatcatcTTTACCTTTTTCAGATGTTATGTGAAGCAATGTGGGCATGACTTCATTTCTATAATATATGCATGCTTTCTCATCTAAAGGTTGTCTGCTCTGTTCCCAAATtctgagaatttttttatatcttagtttatattagtttctcactagTACTGCCAAAAACAGAACTAGAAGATGGAACCTAGCAACAGAGATTGTCAAGGCTGTCAAGCAACAAGGGCACATCACTTCACATGCTGCTGATGCGAGTTCATTTGGGGTGGGGTTCTTATTGAGCACTGTGCACTGTCTTGTGGTCCACTGATTGGAATGTTAGGACTAAAAAATCAGTGGCACATAGTAGCCGATCAATAAGTAATTCTCAAGACTGAGAATGCATATTTTTGTTACTGAAAAAACGTAATTATTGTCAATTTACCTTTTTTCCCTGTTaactgatttttaaaatttttttcccaGGTCTCggtttttggaagatggggattACTTACAATAGAACAGATAGTAGCCCAAGAGAGGTGGATGAAACAACTTGATGGTGAAAGAAGCTGGCCTTTGAGGGAACCAGAATAGTGTTGTgtctgaaatttatttatttatttatttatctggCTGATGTCTTgtgtctcaatctctcttcaatcTGCACCCTATAATAATGGAGGCAGGAACTTGACTGTCGGATAATGTCTGAGAGGTACCGTTTTACAGAATACAATGCACTGCTGCTACGTGGCAGACAGTATCTAACAATTTATTCAGGGACGGACTTGCCATGGTGTGTCTAAACCATGGTTGTAGCACTATCCTAATCTTCCCATGTTTCTACCTTGTGCTGATGTCTAGATCCTAAATTCTCCTTGAACAACCACAGATTGGGTTTGCCAATGGACTTGTAGGAATTTCAAAGTCTTACTCGTGATTGTGCTTGGAGCTAATAACTTGTTCTCGCAAGTCTTGCAGTTTGGATGGGAGTTTTGCCTTCTTCATGTTAAGTCCTGCAGTTACCACTGCTGGGAAAATCTATAGCAACGTTGAGGCCGCCCAGACTCACTGCAGAACCGTAGTAACTTGGGAACAACGTTAGTTCCACATGAAGAAACCATGTTCCTTTCTTTTAGTCCAGTGTAAACTCAGTATGGATGTCAAAGGCAGAATTTGGAGATAGAAAGCCACATTTGTTTTTCGAAGTCTTAGAACTTCTCTAACTTCAAATCGTTGACAGCACCCGTCATTTCTGTTTTTCGGGGACCTTTCTAACCGACAAGAAGGTCCGAGCTAAACCCACCATCAATCTCCAAAGCATGGGTGTTCTCACACTAATTGACAATCACGATGACTCGGCGGCTAATATCGATCACGGTAGGCATATTTACTTCAGAACAGTCTATTAGAGGGAGAAGAGTTTGTCGATCTCTTGTGGTGAACACTCAAATGGAGAGACAAACTCAAATATATTTTGAGCATAGACAACCAATGCCAGCCATCGAAAGCAACGTGCAGTTCAAGTCATCAGAGTTTTGAGCAACATAAGACCGTTCATGGTTTTACTTTTAATGCGCAACAACCTCCAGTTCGAAGAAGCAATGTATATCTCTGTATATGTGGTAAAGATGGCATATAgtctagtttgaattaaaacatGAACTTAACTGGGATGAAATGttttggagagagaaaagagtGAAACATGAACCCAAGTTCGTCTTACAAATTGCTACttgagttttgctacttatcatcttcacacaccatacaccatacattttttattttttaaaaacttttttttggtttgattcttcttaaacttattgaattattctattcatcattcatataccacatatttagtaAGGAGCAATGTTACACAACCTCTctaacctccacacaccacattttttaaaattttaaaattttaaatgtttttaagtttatttttttaaaactaattcaattcttctgttcattattcatattaatatatttgataaaagaaaaaaataataaaaattaaaaataatatggtgtgtggaggttgtgtaaatAGTAagaagtgtaattttttttttttttataagagaaaaaaaaatatggtatatAGTGTGTAacaatgatgaatagaatttttcttgctACTTAAGTCTAAAAACAACCATCAATCAAGTCAATTAGCACTTTAATTTGACccctttttccatttttgggGGGTTTTGGTCTATTTACTGCAATCATGAACCATCCAAACAGAGCAATAACCCTATCCCTTTTAACTCATGGATGATGACTCACCCACAAGTATGAAAAGTTGGATCGCCTCCATCATCTGACCAATATCTCCAAAAatcttattcatcattttttatatatcacactttattttattttatttttattttttaatcttaccaAATAAGTGGTATACAGATAATAAGTAAGAGAAttcaatatgtttaaaaaaaataaaactaaaagataaaaaaattaataaaaaatatgatgtgctgagataataaataacaaatctaATTTTAATACTTGTTAGCTCTATTGCTAAATGTTATTTTGCAGCATTTGTTTGAACTCTCAGACAAATTTAGTTTTCATTTAcgttgtttaattaattaattgaagacATTGAAAAGCCAACCGCTCTTCAAGCATTGCCAGCAAATCAACGTGCTCCATGCCTCGCTGCAACCCAACAGCTTCTCCATGACTCCGTTTGTCCAGCTCACCACCCCGTTACGTTAACATATACATTTGTCTCTCCATGTCACGCCTGACGCTGAGTACCATTTGACGGCGACGTCATACCAGTATTATTTTTTCCtgtcagagtcagagtcagacATCACGCCGTAAACCGTTGGCTTCAAAAATTCCTACGTTTCACAAGGTAATAAAGGCCCATTTCTGGCCCAACCCACAaatgtcatcatcatcacttcccccccgcccccctttctctctctccaagactttaaaaattctctctctctctctctctctggtttttcCCTTGCTTTATTGCTTTGtagtcattttcttttcccagaAA from Juglans regia cultivar Chandler chromosome 2, Walnut 2.0, whole genome shotgun sequence carries:
- the LOC108985423 gene encoding pentatricopeptide repeat-containing protein At5g55840, whose amino-acid sequence is MEKSIYAILTVDRWESLNHMEYRLASLRPVHGKLALKFLNWVTKQPGLEPKHLTHILCVTTHVLVRARMYGAAKSILRHLTQTGIGPNSVFGAFMNTYPLCKASPAVFDLLIRVYVGEGMVGDAVETFNLMGFRGFQPSVFTCNMILASMVKDRRVGSAWSLFKEMLGREVCPNVATFNILINALCVEGKLKKAGYLLTKMEESGYFPTIVTYNTLLNWYCKKGIYKAAFELIDHMGSKGIKADVCTYNMFLDDLCRNNRSAKGYLLLRKMRKRMVYPNEVTYNTLINGFVKEGKIGVATRLLDEMSLLDLSPNCITYNTLVDGHCSKGNFEEAFRLLDLMEAGGLQPNDVSYGTLLNGLCKQAKFHLARSVLERIRTKGLKVGCIAYTAVIDGLCKNGLLDEAVRLFYEVFTDCVNPDAITFSVLINGFCTVGKLRSAKEIICKMYKAGLVPNSIIYSTLVYNFCKMGNITEALKIYTAMNRNGHDVDHFTCNMLVASLCGAGKLVEAENFMHHMSRVGLGPNSVTFDCIIDGYGSLGDGLKAFSMFDEMIKVGHHPSPFTYGSLLKGLCKGGNLGEAKSFLNKLHFIPSAVDTVLYNTILAEICKLGNLQEAVVLLDDMVQNSVMPDSYTYTILLSGLCRKGKLVAAILLSEKLMEKGTLCPNLALYTCLVDGLFKGGQSKAALYLYEEMENKGLNPDTIALNAVLDGYSRMGKLVWANDVFSNMISRSLCPNLATYNILLHGYSKKQILIACSRLYGLMIRTGFLPDKLTCHSLILGLSESGMLDIGIKMLKKMTMEGVTADQCTFNMLITKCCETGDMQKAFDLVNIMNYLGVLSDVDTQNAILNGLVRASSFHESHIFLHDMLERGFTPNCVQYITLINGMCRVGDVQGAFKLKDEMEALGICSRDVAESATVRGLARCGKIEEAMLLFNFMLRRQLVPTTATFTSLMHVFCKVANLTEALKLRGIMEHCGMKLDVAAYNVLVSGHCTNGDVVAAFELYEEMKQRGLWPNTTTYTVLIDAISAENNNTGKGEILLKDLQERGWISCVWGGSTQQLNEGLTIAKEKISLLMKNKRKRKKAKSK